One Neovison vison isolate M4711 chromosome 2, ASM_NN_V1, whole genome shotgun sequence genomic window carries:
- the CDCA8 gene encoding borealin, with product MAPARKGGSRVAKTNSVRSRKLASFLRDFDREVQIRSKQIQSDRQNLLKEMDNLYNIEILRLPKALREMNWLDYFALGGSKQALEEAATADLDITEINRLTAEAIQTPLKSAKTRKIMKLDEMIVEEEEEENKKKNLQTSRVKRCPPSKKRTQSIQGRGKSKRSSHYNTVTPAVGRLELSMVKPTPGLTPRFDSRVFKTPGLRTPAARERIYNVSVNGSPLADSREVFLTVPVGGGESMRLLASDLQRMDIAQLDPEALGNIKKLSSRLAQICSSIRTHK from the exons ATGGCTCCGGCTAGGAAGGGCGGCAGTCGGGTGGCCAAGACGAACTCGGTTCGGAGCCGGAAGCTCGCTTCCTTTCTTCGGGACTTCGACCGCGAAG TGCAAATACGATCCAAGCAAATTCAGTCGGACAGGCAGAACCTCCTCAAGGAGATGGATAACCTGTACAACATCGAGATCTTGCGGCTCCCCAAGGCGCTGCGCGAGATGAACTGGCTAGACTACTTCG ccCTTGGAGGAAGCAAACAGGCGCTGGAAGAGGCCGCAACA GCAGACCTGGATATCACAGAAATAAACCGACTAACAGCAGAAGCTATTCAGACACCCTTGAAATCTGCCAAAA CACGAAAGATAATGAAATTGGATGAAATGAtagtggaagaagaagaagaagaaaataagaaaaagaatcttCAAACTTCAAGA GTCAAAAGGTGTCCTCCATCCAAGAAGAGAACCCAGTCCATACAAGGAAGAGGCAAAAGCAAAAG GTCAAGCCATTATAACACTGTCACCCCAGCTGTGGGCCGGCTGGAGTTGTCTATGGTGAAGCCAACCCCAGGCCTAACCCCCAGGTTTGACTCGAG GGTCTTCAAGACCCCGGGCCTACGGACCCCAGCAGCCAGAGAGCGGATCTACAACGTCTCTGTGAATGGCAGCCCCCTTGCTGACAGCAGAGAGGTTTTCCTCACGGTGCCGGTGGGCGGTGGAGAG AGCATGCGATTGCTGGCTAGTGACTTGCAGAGGATGGACATCGCACAGCTGGACCCCGAGGCCTTGGGAAACATCAAGAAACTCTCT AGCCGCCTAGCCCAGATCTGCAGCAGCATACGGACTCACAAATGA